Proteins from a genomic interval of Rosa chinensis cultivar Old Blush chromosome 2, RchiOBHm-V2, whole genome shotgun sequence:
- the LOC121051716 gene encoding uncharacterized protein LOC121051716 yields MLARFPEDATRSQPLPVTQPTRAPRPVQAGIVIREPPLEGTTPRSGARTIRASPAAGQSGKQKAVLAEPEAEDSSSDDDNPQTLLWLASATARTLALTHGKMMSHSLIDWFIAGPPDTLGKALRLLVKEQLPRRLKHLRFLVISHLPPATRVMCIWF; encoded by the exons ATGCTCGCTCGCTTCCCTGAGGATGCGACACGATCCCAGCCTCTTCCGGTGACACAACCGACGCGAGCTCCTCGCCCGGTCCAGGCCGGTATTGTAATCCGCGAGCCCCCTCTGGAG GGAACTACGCCACGTTCTGGCGCTCGCACAATTCGTGCTTCCCCGGCCGCTGGCCAGTCTGGAAAGCAGAAGGCGGTGCTTGCAGAGCCTGAAGCTGAAGATTCTTCCTCTGACGATGATAATCCGCAAACT CTGCTTTGGCTCGCAAGTGCAACCGCACGGACCCTCGCACTGACCCATGGGAAGATGATGAGCCACTCGCTGATCGATTG GTTCATCGCCGGTCCTCCGGACACGCTGGGGAAGGCTCTTCGGCTGCTGGTGAAGGAACAACTGCCCCGTAGGCTCAAACACTTACGGTTTCTAGTAATC